One part of the Ornithodoros turicata isolate Travis chromosome 2, ASM3712646v1, whole genome shotgun sequence genome encodes these proteins:
- the LOC135382992 gene encoding uncharacterized protein LOC135382992: protein MGGGNMAIWRLCSICATRYGLPKTMCPHPCGGGRSLHFLADAPHLLKNLRGHLIRQQKILLDADTVRKNNLPTNEVSLKYIRELCEIDEKHSLKLAPRLKLKHLSGNHFDKMNVSTACALFSHSVAAALKLLVEHRKIDVTALTTAWFLEQVFKWFSLMTSRTPTMALSDMCPEKGKEAKLFLLEFMEMFRKLSIIDKNRTNPTWKPVQSGVIITTTTALKRELYVTERGLKFLLLGRFSQDSLENLFSVVRTRTPVPRAR from the exons ATGGGTGGTGGCAACATGGCAATTTGGAGACTGTGTAGCATTTGTGCAACGAGGTATGGGCTCCCAAAAACTATGTGTCCGCATCCTTGTGGGGGAGGACGCAGTCTGCATTTCCTAGCTGATGCACCTCACTTGCTCAAGAATCTTCGTGGGCACCTCATCCGACAGCAGAAAATACTTCTGGATGCCGATACAGTCAGGAAGAACAACTTGCCAACCAATGAG GTCTCTCTTAAATACATCAGGGAACTGTGTGAGATTGACGAGAAACACAGTCTCAAACTTGCTCCACGGTTGAAACTGAAACATCTCAGTGGAAACCACTTCGACAAAATGAATGTAAGCACTGCCTGTGCACTATTCAGTCACAGCGTGGCAGCAGCTCTCAAACTGTTGGTCGAGCACAGGAAGATTGATGTCACAGCCTTAACAACGGCCTGGTTCCTTGAGCAAGTGTTCAAGTGGTTTTCGCTGATGACGTCTAGGACACCTACAATGGCTCTTAGTGACATGTGCCcagagaaaggaaaagaagcgaAACTCTTTCTCCTAGAGTTTATGGAAATGTTCAGGAAGTTGAGCATTATAGACAAAAATAGAACCAACCCAACATGGAAGCCAGTTCAGTCCGGTGTAATCATCACCACTACAACAGCACTGAAGCGTGAACTTTACGTGACGGAAAGGGGTCTCAAGTTTCTACTTTTGGGTCGGTTTAGCCAGGATTCCCTTGAAAATCTATTCAGTGTCGTGAGAACAAGGACACCAGTTCCTCGAGCAAGATAA